In a genomic window of Octadecabacter temperatus:
- the panC gene encoding pantoate--beta-alanine ligase, with the protein MTAPIVRTLAELREYTTAWHKADEVIGAVPTMGALHQGHLSLVRAAKEQCDRVIVTIFVNPKQFDNPDDLKNYPRTEHEDAKKLASLKVDVIYVPNPEEIYPDGFATTVSVSGLTDMLCGAARPGHFDGVATVVSKLFMQTQADKAFFGEKDYQQLQIVTRLAADLNIPIDVVGCPTIREEDGLAMSSRNLLLSDRSRIFAPLLAEVMGDIADALNKGEAMGDIVPDATARLLAAGFNEVDYLELRDGSDLSLLNSMKPGARLFAAAWLAGVRLIDNIAV; encoded by the coding sequence ATGACGGCCCCGATTGTACGGACGTTGGCCGAACTGCGTGAGTATACGACCGCGTGGCACAAAGCAGATGAAGTGATCGGTGCCGTGCCGACGATGGGCGCGTTGCATCAGGGACATTTGTCACTGGTACGGGCCGCAAAAGAACAGTGCGACCGCGTGATCGTCACGATTTTTGTGAACCCAAAGCAATTCGATAATCCTGATGACCTAAAGAATTACCCACGCACTGAACATGAAGATGCCAAGAAATTGGCCTCGCTTAAGGTCGATGTGATTTACGTGCCAAACCCCGAAGAAATCTACCCCGACGGCTTTGCCACAACAGTTTCTGTAAGCGGTTTGACGGACATGCTGTGTGGTGCTGCACGGCCTGGGCATTTTGATGGCGTTGCCACTGTCGTGAGCAAGCTGTTCATGCAGACCCAAGCCGATAAAGCCTTCTTCGGTGAGAAAGACTATCAGCAACTACAGATCGTTACGCGGCTTGCTGCTGATTTGAATATTCCGATCGACGTTGTTGGTTGCCCAACGATCCGCGAAGAAGACGGGCTTGCGATGTCTTCACGCAACTTGCTGCTATCTGACCGCAGCCGCATATTTGCGCCGCTCTTGGCCGAAGTGATGGGTGACATTGCTGATGCGCTGAACAAGGGCGAGGCGATGGGCGATATCGTTCCAGATGCAACCGCACGCTTGCTTGCCGCGGGCTTCAATGAAGTCGACTATCTGGAACTACGCGACGGGTCTGATTTGTCCTTGCTGAATTCCATGAAACCAGGCGCGCGCTTGTTCGCCGCGGCATGGCTCGCTGGTGTAAGATTGATCGACAACATCGCCGTTTAG
- a CDS encoding TAXI family TRAP transporter solute-binding subunit — protein sequence MFSKMKNVTGAAVLAVIGTTAFAEELRIGTASLGGAFYPMGQSISNVVNEHAGDGISMVPIVTGGSVQNPNLIASGEVEIAITNNNLAVLATKGVGPYSATGAIDIGAVAALHPSVLHMVVLADSDIQTIEDLRGKSVAVGPAGGGTLGFVNFLFPLHDMTIEDITPSFVSYSDGFSQLTDGTVDAALALSGYPAGAVMQASAGADLRFISFSDGMLDAALEANGAYIPVDIAADVYGMEEDGTVIGVNNMLIAPNSLDAATVQAVTAAIFDNLEELQAENANARQIDPAMSLNLAIPLHAGAQAYFDAQ from the coding sequence ATGTTTAGTAAAATGAAGAACGTCACAGGCGCAGCTGTGCTTGCCGTTATCGGAACGACAGCATTCGCAGAAGAGCTGCGCATCGGGACTGCATCACTGGGGGGCGCTTTCTACCCAATGGGGCAGAGCATTTCGAACGTTGTAAATGAACACGCGGGCGACGGCATCTCTATGGTGCCGATCGTGACAGGCGGTTCTGTTCAGAACCCGAATTTGATCGCCAGCGGCGAAGTCGAAATCGCGATCACAAACAACAACTTGGCTGTTTTGGCGACCAAGGGTGTTGGTCCGTATAGCGCAACTGGGGCCATTGATATTGGCGCAGTCGCGGCATTGCACCCATCCGTCTTGCACATGGTTGTTCTGGCTGACAGCGACATTCAAACAATCGAAGACCTGCGCGGTAAAAGCGTTGCGGTTGGTCCAGCAGGTGGCGGCACGTTGGGTTTTGTGAACTTCTTGTTCCCGCTGCACGACATGACAATTGAAGACATCACTCCAAGCTTCGTGTCCTATTCTGATGGCTTTAGCCAACTGACCGATGGCACAGTTGATGCAGCACTTGCGCTGTCTGGCTACCCAGCTGGCGCTGTTATGCAGGCATCCGCTGGTGCTGATTTGCGCTTTATCAGTTTCTCTGACGGGATGTTGGACGCGGCACTTGAAGCCAACGGTGCTTACATCCCTGTCGACATTGCAGCCGACGTCTACGGTATGGAAGAGGACGGCACGGTAATTGGTGTGAACAACATGCTGATCGCGCCCAATAGCCTTGATGCGGCGACAGTTCAGGCTGTGACTGCAGCCATCTTCGACAATCTCGAAGAGCTTCAGGCTGAAAATGCTAACGCACGCCAGATCGATCCGGCGATGTCGTTGAACTTGGCTATTCCGTTGCACGCTGGTGCGCAGGCCTACTTCGACGCTCAGTAA
- a CDS encoding TRAP transporter permease encodes MTSMTRHLSVKNAIFLAGLALGIYHLMVVSGVFAISTMPMRLTHVMLALSLLFVIKPASERLAGTVLNSALSLVLVGATVGASIWMLTRWKPIAFSGGITTDGDFIAGVILLIVVFEAARRGIGLILALITFVFFLYPFLAPYLPGVLEGRGSTFPRIVQVLTTDTAGVYGIPVGVAATYIIVFTIFGALLSNFGAGDFFFELSVRCTRGLRAASAKSAVLFSTLIGMVSGSAAGNVAVTGTVTIPIMKREGYAPHQAAAIEAVASTGGQIMPPVMGAAAFIMAEIVGVPYTSVMAAAILPAMLFFGSAFVVVHLQAVKSGIAPNAGTEVSDEPLSKVLINGSPFIAAFGTLITMMLIGYSPFMASLWAMVVLIAGDIVWNRKIDKVFFTKLLTSISEGARSVVTISAACAAAGIIAGILGVTGLGSKIATLIDLASGGYLFLALFFTMITSIILGMGLPTTAAYLILATVVAPALVKLGVPVLTAHFFVFYYGCISTITPPVALASYVAGGIAGANVNKVGWTAAAYAATSFVLPFAFVYGPGLLMGGTWLENILAVVTAAAGTFAVAVGIIGTLTARLSPAVRLIAAAAGLCLLFQGWMSAVVGIALFLGVIILDRSNSKSIEVST; translated from the coding sequence ATGACATCGATGACACGACACCTCAGCGTTAAAAACGCAATCTTTCTGGCCGGCTTGGCGCTGGGAATTTATCATCTAATGGTCGTGTCTGGCGTGTTCGCGATCTCGACCATGCCGATGCGGCTGACACATGTGATGTTGGCATTGTCGTTACTGTTCGTGATCAAACCGGCGAGCGAACGACTGGCCGGAACGGTTTTGAACTCGGCGTTGTCGCTGGTCCTGGTTGGGGCAACAGTTGGCGCGAGTATTTGGATGCTGACGCGCTGGAAGCCAATCGCGTTTAGCGGTGGCATAACGACCGACGGTGATTTCATCGCAGGTGTTATCTTGTTGATTGTCGTGTTCGAGGCCGCACGTCGTGGCATTGGACTCATTCTCGCGCTGATCACCTTTGTCTTTTTTCTTTACCCGTTCCTCGCCCCGTATTTACCCGGTGTGCTTGAAGGACGCGGGTCGACTTTCCCACGTATTGTGCAGGTTCTCACGACAGATACAGCTGGTGTTTACGGCATCCCCGTTGGGGTCGCTGCGACTTATATCATCGTGTTCACGATCTTCGGCGCACTGCTCAGCAACTTCGGCGCGGGGGATTTCTTCTTTGAACTTTCCGTGCGCTGCACACGCGGGCTACGGGCCGCATCCGCCAAATCAGCAGTGCTATTTTCAACGTTGATTGGAATGGTAAGTGGGTCGGCTGCGGGCAATGTAGCCGTGACCGGAACCGTGACGATCCCGATTATGAAACGCGAAGGCTACGCTCCGCATCAGGCGGCTGCGATTGAAGCTGTCGCATCAACCGGCGGGCAAATCATGCCACCGGTTATGGGGGCCGCGGCCTTCATCATGGCTGAAATCGTGGGCGTTCCTTACACGTCGGTTATGGCGGCTGCGATCCTACCAGCGATGTTGTTTTTTGGATCAGCCTTTGTAGTCGTACATTTGCAGGCCGTGAAATCTGGCATTGCGCCAAACGCTGGTACTGAAGTCAGTGACGAACCGTTGAGCAAAGTCTTGATTAACGGCAGCCCGTTCATCGCCGCCTTCGGTACGCTGATCACCATGATGCTGATCGGCTATTCTCCGTTCATGGCGTCCCTTTGGGCAATGGTTGTCCTGATCGCTGGGGACATCGTTTGGAACCGCAAGATCGACAAAGTGTTTTTCACCAAACTTCTGACGTCCATTTCTGAGGGCGCACGATCTGTCGTCACAATCTCGGCGGCCTGTGCCGCGGCGGGCATCATTGCTGGTATCTTGGGGGTCACAGGGCTTGGGTCGAAGATTGCGACGTTGATTGATCTCGCATCGGGTGGCTATTTGTTCTTGGCCCTGTTTTTCACAATGATCACCTCGATCATCTTAGGAATGGGTTTGCCAACAACAGCAGCCTACCTGATCCTTGCAACAGTCGTTGCGCCGGCCTTGGTGAAACTTGGCGTGCCGGTCCTGACCGCGCATTTCTTTGTGTTCTATTACGGTTGTATTTCGACCATTACACCGCCCGTTGCGCTCGCGTCTTATGTGGCTGGGGGCATCGCGGGGGCCAACGTGAACAAGGTTGGTTGGACCGCTGCGGCCTACGCGGCGACATCCTTCGTGCTGCCGTTTGCATTCGTTTACGGGCCTGGTTTGTTGATGGGTGGCACGTGGCTTGAGAATATTTTGGCCGTCGTCACCGCTGCCGCGGGCACCTTCGCCGTTGCGGTTGGCATCATTGGCACGCTCACAGCGCGGCTATCACCTGCTGTTCGCCTGATCGCCGCTGCCGCTGGCTTGTGTCTACTTTTCCAAGGATGGATGAGTGCGGTTGTCGGTATTGCGCTGTTCCTTGGTGTGATCATACTTGATCGCAGCAACTCCAAATCAATTGAGGTCTCTACATGA
- a CDS encoding cupin domain-containing protein codes for MKHKEYRRVVTGHNAEGTAIIESDQMASQMLERPNRPGVRLTNFWLTDQTPAEYDGPTETCTGDFILHPPQHGSVFRCVEFMPEDPEVMARLSSEDGANAFAEMGAGANIVQGGRHPWMHRTDSVDYGIVMNGEIWMLMDNEEDDVLLKAGDVVVQRGTNHAWANRGTEPCTIMFVLIDGVTQAGGGKGIPPR; via the coding sequence ATGAAGCACAAAGAATACCGCCGCGTTGTCACCGGACATAACGCTGAAGGCACAGCCATTATCGAAAGCGACCAAATGGCCAGCCAGATGCTAGAGCGGCCCAATCGCCCCGGTGTGCGTCTGACGAACTTCTGGCTTACGGATCAAACGCCTGCCGAATACGACGGCCCAACGGAAACCTGCACAGGCGATTTCATTCTGCATCCTCCACAGCATGGATCGGTCTTTCGCTGTGTTGAATTCATGCCCGAGGATCCCGAAGTCATGGCGCGCTTGTCCTCTGAGGACGGTGCGAATGCCTTTGCGGAAATGGGGGCAGGGGCCAACATCGTGCAGGGTGGTCGCCACCCTTGGATGCACCGCACGGACAGCGTGGATTACGGCATCGTCATGAACGGTGAAATCTGGATGCTGATGGACAACGAAGAAGACGACGTGTTGCTAAAGGCAGGCGATGTTGTTGTTCAGCGTGGCACGAACCATGCGTGGGCCAATCGCGGGACTGAACCCTGTACCATCATGTTCGTGTTGATCGACGGTGTAACGCAGGCGGGTGGCGGCAAAGGTATTCCGCCGCGCTAG
- a CDS encoding cupin domain-containing protein produces MDTGCDAPLGHGDLGNGEADLCFLVTRNALSGTGVLGCDPVVLPLDGWALRLDEVAFTVGAVAHRHTHSGSGWRHLVAGTLRIEAEHDTTVMSTGDSWFEPAQSPVRAVALQERGDTRFVRCMVIPLADVGQSTFKLQSPKDADLPRLQITHRHFDHVVQVDAL; encoded by the coding sequence GTGGACACCGGTTGCGACGCTCCGTTGGGGCACGGCGATCTCGGGAATGGTGAGGCGGATTTGTGCTTCCTTGTTACACGTAATGCCTTGTCGGGCACTGGTGTGCTGGGCTGCGATCCGGTGGTTTTGCCACTGGATGGCTGGGCGCTGCGTCTTGATGAAGTGGCTTTTACGGTTGGGGCAGTGGCACATCGTCATACCCATTCTGGCAGCGGTTGGCGGCATCTGGTGGCGGGCACGCTGCGCATTGAGGCTGAGCATGACACCACGGTTATGAGCACAGGCGACAGCTGGTTTGAGCCGGCCCAAAGTCCCGTGCGCGCGGTTGCGTTGCAGGAAAGGGGGGACACGCGGTTTGTGCGGTGTATGGTCATTCCACTGGCCGATGTTGGGCAGTCGACGTTCAAGTTGCAGTCGCCAAAGGATGCTGATTTGCCGAGACTTCAGATTACACACCGGCATTTCGATCATGTTGTTCAGGTCGATGCTTTGTAG
- a CDS encoding GlcG/HbpS family heme-binding protein, with product MRLHTSLSLDRANAIVTEALVLGRKASLLPLTVVVLDAGGKLVAMQSEDGSGLVRFEIAFGKAYGALGMGISSRLIRDRLSERPAFQNAIAAASGGQFIPVPGGVLVEDAKGVTLGAVGISGDTSDKDEYCAIEAIKSTGFAPEPAEPNPEWRTSSLSDHYKAST from the coding sequence ATGCGCCTTCATACGTCTCTGTCACTCGATCGCGCCAACGCCATTGTAACCGAGGCGCTGGTCTTGGGACGCAAGGCATCCTTGTTGCCGCTTACCGTTGTCGTTCTCGACGCAGGCGGCAAACTGGTCGCGATGCAATCTGAGGATGGCTCTGGATTGGTCCGTTTTGAGATTGCGTTTGGCAAAGCCTACGGCGCACTCGGCATGGGTATTTCTTCGCGACTGATCAGGGACCGCCTGTCCGAACGGCCCGCCTTCCAAAACGCTATCGCTGCGGCGTCAGGTGGGCAGTTCATCCCCGTCCCCGGTGGTGTGTTGGTTGAGGATGCCAAAGGCGTGACGCTTGGTGCGGTCGGCATTTCCGGCGACACCTCAGACAAAGACGAATACTGCGCGATTGAGGCGATCAAATCCACGGGGTTTGCCCCTGAACCGGCTGAACCGAATCCTGAATGGCGGACGTCGTCCCTTTCAGATCACTACAAAGCATCGACCTGA
- a CDS encoding TRAP transporter large permease: protein MIIGIGMSDPFMVGIITLCLLLVLILLGVRVVFAAAIVGLLGLIELRGWGPAAGIIGTIPHSKSSTYALSVLPMFIFIGFLAFHAGMTQQLFDAARKWLGWMPGGLAVATVFATAGFAAVSGASTATAAVFSRVAIPEMLKYGYDRRMAAGVVASAGTLATLIPPSAILVIYAIIVEQSVGKLLLAGFLPGIFSAIVYAGIIVVWATMKPGSAPSVKGFTWGERMRTLPGISPIALVVVIIMTAIYGGWATPTEAGALGAFIVFVLAIMRGTPLKSIKDSLMESAKLTVMIFSLIWGVLIFVRFLGFSGIPGAFTEWVVQLPYSPMTIMICILLAYAVLGMFMDAIGMLLLTLPVVYPAVIALGFDPIWFGIIAVKMAEICLITPPIGLNCFVVNGVRPDIPLGTIFRGVALFFIADVITIAALLMFPEIVTWLPNFDFAAWWDGLWAASSAAS, encoded by the coding sequence ATGATTATTGGTATCGGAATGTCCGACCCTTTCATGGTTGGGATCATCACGCTTTGTCTTCTTTTGGTGTTGATCTTGCTCGGCGTGCGTGTGGTTTTTGCCGCCGCGATTGTCGGTTTGCTCGGTTTGATTGAATTGCGCGGATGGGGTCCTGCTGCGGGTATCATTGGCACGATCCCCCACTCAAAATCGTCTACTTACGCCCTGTCGGTTCTGCCGATGTTTATCTTCATTGGGTTCTTGGCGTTTCACGCAGGCATGACCCAACAACTGTTTGACGCAGCGCGCAAATGGCTTGGCTGGATGCCGGGTGGTTTGGCTGTCGCAACCGTATTCGCAACAGCAGGCTTTGCCGCCGTGTCTGGTGCGTCCACCGCGACAGCAGCGGTCTTTAGCCGCGTGGCGATTCCAGAGATGCTCAAATACGGGTACGACAGACGCATGGCCGCAGGGGTTGTGGCCTCGGCGGGGACCTTGGCGACGTTGATCCCACCGTCCGCGATCCTCGTGATCTACGCGATTATTGTGGAACAGTCCGTGGGCAAGCTACTGCTGGCTGGCTTCCTTCCCGGCATTTTCTCGGCCATCGTTTACGCGGGCATTATTGTCGTCTGGGCAACGATGAAACCGGGCTCAGCACCTTCTGTGAAGGGGTTCACGTGGGGCGAACGCATGCGCACCCTGCCCGGCATTTCACCGATTGCACTGGTCGTCGTCATCATCATGACAGCCATCTACGGCGGCTGGGCGACCCCGACCGAAGCAGGCGCACTTGGCGCGTTCATCGTCTTCGTCCTCGCGATCATGCGCGGCACGCCCCTTAAGTCGATCAAAGACTCGCTGATGGAATCCGCCAAGCTGACAGTGATGATCTTTTCCCTGATCTGGGGCGTTTTGATCTTCGTACGTTTCCTTGGGTTTTCGGGCATTCCAGGTGCTTTCACCGAATGGGTCGTGCAATTGCCCTATTCGCCAATGACGATCATGATTTGCATCCTTTTGGCCTATGCGGTCTTGGGCATGTTCATGGACGCCATCGGGATGCTTCTGCTGACATTACCTGTCGTCTATCCAGCGGTCATTGCCCTTGGGTTTGACCCGATCTGGTTCGGCATCATCGCCGTCAAAATGGCTGAGATATGTTTGATCACACCGCCGATTGGCCTCAATTGTTTTGTGGTTAATGGTGTGCGACCGGACATACCGCTCGGCACGATCTTTCGCGGCGTCGCATTGTTCTTTATTGCGGACGTAATCACCATCGCGGCCCTGTTGATGTTCCCAGAGATCGTCACGTGGTTGCCAAACTTTGATTTCGCCGCATGGTGGGATGGCCTGTGGGCCGCCTCGTCAGCCGCCAGCTAA
- a CDS encoding TRAP transporter small permease subunit, producing MSSETEVQRSILARLNKVLMPIEDLANLLAAFAIMALMFLGVLQIVMRTVFNTPITGYIDLVELSMASMAFLGAAYTQRLGSHIRMELLVGKLSGRALWALEAFGAAVAMFIIGVLIYYSYGHFLRAYTLGDTTIDAEYVTWPSKLLVPIAFSIWWCRLALQCVGALRLVINPTADPIGVVIAKDVAEQAKDEIHEVMGDDADLTDPGAS from the coding sequence ATGTCTTCGGAAACTGAGGTGCAACGTTCAATCCTTGCACGCTTGAACAAGGTATTGATGCCAATCGAGGATCTTGCCAACTTGCTGGCTGCCTTCGCGATTATGGCTCTGATGTTTCTAGGGGTCTTACAGATTGTCATGCGGACGGTCTTTAACACGCCCATCACAGGCTACATTGATCTGGTCGAACTTTCGATGGCGAGCATGGCCTTCCTTGGCGCGGCCTACACCCAACGTCTTGGTAGCCATATCCGGATGGAGCTTTTGGTCGGAAAACTGTCCGGCCGCGCGCTGTGGGCGCTTGAGGCATTTGGCGCAGCGGTGGCGATGTTTATTATCGGCGTGCTGATCTATTACAGCTACGGCCATTTCCTGCGCGCTTACACGCTTGGCGACACAACGATTGACGCCGAATACGTAACTTGGCCGTCCAAGCTCTTGGTTCCGATTGCGTTTTCCATCTGGTGGTGCCGCTTGGCGTTACAATGCGTCGGAGCCTTGCGTCTTGTTATCAACCCTACTGCGGACCCAATCGGCGTCGTCATTGCAAAAGACGTCGCTGAGCAGGCAAAAGACGAAATCCACGAAGTTATGGGTGACGACGCAGACCTTACTGATCCGGGAGCATCCTAA
- a CDS encoding C4-dicarboxylate ABC transporter substrate-binding protein: MKLMKKMSFVGLLLASTSAAAQTVEGPEVNWSLSMWGNPRALSAGMEAVAEQVSEQTGGNFNIEIFYGGQLSGSRENLDGIQLNAFEGAAICNFYHPGKNPAWMVFSLPFLPLGDPAVDQYVRSRMFEHPAIVADMAAWNAIPYMSGLLPQYEVLGKGDAPTELSGWEGLRVRAGGGLGDAMEALGATKQTLPAGETSTAFQRGAVDAAAFPYTYAHVSFGIAEEADWFTSNMAPGTSECGWVLNKTAYDALPEQYQTLLMELRGMGMDVEQAAYAAADETNLPVFRETMQEIVYSDEQISEFREVAGQPVWDAWIAANADAFDAQGVFDAIWEYAEEAQNQ, from the coding sequence ATGAAACTAATGAAAAAGATGTCCTTTGTCGGACTGCTCCTTGCGTCCACATCGGCAGCAGCGCAGACCGTTGAAGGCCCTGAAGTAAACTGGAGCCTGTCTATGTGGGGCAACCCGCGTGCCTTGTCTGCTGGGATGGAAGCGGTTGCTGAACAAGTCAGCGAACAGACCGGCGGCAACTTCAACATCGAAATCTTCTACGGAGGGCAGCTGTCTGGCAGCCGCGAAAACCTCGACGGCATTCAGCTGAATGCCTTTGAAGGTGCTGCGATCTGTAACTTCTACCACCCGGGTAAAAACCCAGCGTGGATGGTGTTCTCGCTGCCGTTCCTGCCGCTGGGCGATCCGGCCGTTGACCAATACGTGCGTTCGCGCATGTTCGAACACCCTGCGATCGTCGCGGATATGGCTGCATGGAATGCAATTCCTTACATGTCCGGCTTGCTGCCACAGTACGAGGTTCTCGGCAAAGGCGACGCACCAACTGAACTTTCCGGTTGGGAAGGTCTGCGCGTACGTGCGGGCGGTGGTCTTGGCGATGCGATGGAAGCCCTTGGTGCAACCAAGCAGACTTTGCCAGCCGGCGAAACGTCCACTGCATTTCAACGTGGCGCGGTTGATGCGGCAGCATTCCCATACACTTATGCACACGTTAGCTTTGGTATCGCAGAAGAAGCTGATTGGTTCACATCCAACATGGCACCAGGCACATCTGAGTGCGGTTGGGTCCTGAACAAAACAGCTTACGACGCACTTCCAGAGCAATATCAGACGCTTCTGATGGAACTGCGCGGCATGGGCATGGACGTGGAGCAAGCAGCCTACGCTGCGGCAGACGAAACAAACCTGCCAGTGTTCCGCGAAACCATGCAGGAAATCGTCTATTCAGACGAGCAGATCTCTGAATTCCGCGAAGTGGCTGGTCAGCCGGTGTGGGATGCATGGATTGCTGCAAACGCAGACGCGTTTGACGCGCAAGGCGTGTTTGACGCGATCTGGGAATATGCAGAAGAAGCACAGAACCAGTAA
- a CDS encoding malonyl-CoA decarboxylase domain-containing protein, whose protein sequence is MQRNRFLPDMLSTLFDRSRVKYKDNDPRDTAQLCYALLSEEGEVSGQKLAEVILDRYRASSDEDKLAFFQFMNEELDIDASKLAELATEYADNPSAEAYASVANESAPKRRQLLRRLNQPSGATSDLVNMRVDLLRLMKDAPELARSDLDFTLLLRSWFNRGFLVLKQIDWDAPASLLDKIVAYEAVHEIDDLDDLRRRLSPPDRRCFAFFHPAMPDEPLIFVEVALTATIPGSVDALLSEDRAPLLAADARAAVFYSISNCQSGLKGISFGNLLIKQVAKELALEFPQLNDFVTLSPIPRMNTWLLDQTSDPVIGHVAAAVLAGEAPPEDVRAMAARYLVEAKRGNGTPVDPVARFHLGNGAEVHAVHANADSSDNGRYQSGGAMVNYLYDLSVVEKNHEDFVLNAKVATSKSIKALVKAPFKTKPEALAS, encoded by the coding sequence ATGCAACGAAATCGCTTTCTTCCAGATATGTTGTCCACGTTGTTTGATCGCAGCCGCGTGAAATACAAGGACAACGACCCGCGTGATACAGCGCAGCTTTGTTATGCGTTGCTGTCCGAAGAGGGCGAAGTGTCAGGTCAAAAGCTGGCCGAGGTCATTCTTGATCGCTACCGCGCCTCAAGCGACGAAGACAAGCTGGCGTTCTTTCAATTCATGAACGAAGAATTGGATATCGACGCAAGCAAACTAGCCGAATTGGCAACGGAATACGCCGACAACCCGAGCGCCGAAGCCTATGCTAGCGTCGCAAACGAGTCCGCGCCGAAGCGTCGTCAATTGCTGCGTCGCCTCAATCAACCATCCGGGGCCACCTCGGATCTGGTGAACATGCGCGTTGATTTGCTTCGCTTGATGAAAGATGCGCCAGAACTTGCCCGCAGTGATCTCGACTTTACGCTTTTACTGCGCAGCTGGTTTAACCGCGGCTTTCTTGTTCTCAAACAGATCGACTGGGATGCTCCGGCTTCGCTTCTTGATAAAATTGTTGCTTATGAAGCGGTCCATGAAATTGACGATCTGGACGACCTGCGTCGCCGCCTTAGCCCACCGGATCGCCGCTGTTTTGCGTTCTTTCACCCTGCGATGCCGGACGAACCGCTTATCTTCGTAGAGGTCGCCCTGACCGCGACGATCCCTGGTTCTGTTGATGCGCTTTTGTCTGAGGACCGCGCACCTTTGCTGGCGGCGGACGCGCGTGCTGCTGTGTTTTATTCGATCTCTAATTGCCAGTCAGGGCTTAAGGGGATCAGCTTTGGCAATCTGTTGATCAAACAAGTCGCCAAAGAACTGGCACTGGAGTTCCCGCAGCTGAACGACTTCGTAACGCTGTCCCCGATCCCACGGATGAACACTTGGTTGCTCGATCAAACGAGCGATCCGGTCATTGGCCATGTCGCTGCCGCCGTGCTGGCAGGTGAAGCCCCTCCCGAGGACGTTCGGGCGATGGCGGCGCGATATCTGGTTGAAGCAAAGCGCGGCAATGGAACACCCGTCGATCCGGTTGCACGGTTCCACCTTGGCAATGGTGCCGAAGTTCATGCGGTTCACGCGAATGCCGACAGCTCTGACAATGGGCGTTACCAATCGGGCGGCGCGATGGTGAACTACCTATATGATTTGTCCGTTGTAGAGAAAAATCATGAGGACTTTGTGCTCAACGCGAAGGTCGCAACATCCAAATCAATCAAGGCGTTGGTCAAAGCGCCCTTCAAAACAAAACCCGAGGCTTTGGCTTCATAA
- a CDS encoding YciI family protein, whose amino-acid sequence MPKWEEYKSEAKERGSLAMELFVVRTRPTSDMGLVKATLPDHLAYQKKMEDAGALVMAGPVSDETGDLMEAEGMIIYRAADLDAARSIADNDPMHKVGARAYEIRKWLVNEGSLTFSVSLSSQSVALS is encoded by the coding sequence ATGCCAAAATGGGAAGAATATAAGAGTGAAGCGAAGGAACGCGGATCGCTTGCGATGGAGTTGTTTGTCGTGCGCACGCGACCCACTAGCGACATGGGTTTGGTGAAGGCCACCCTGCCCGACCACCTCGCCTACCAAAAGAAGATGGAAGATGCTGGCGCTTTGGTTATGGCTGGCCCCGTTTCGGACGAGACCGGCGATCTGATGGAAGCTGAGGGTATGATCATTTACCGCGCGGCTGATCTGGATGCTGCCCGAAGCATTGCTGACAATGATCCAATGCATAAGGTCGGCGCACGTGCCTATGAAATCCGCAAATGGCTGGTGAACGAAGGCAGCCTGACATTTTCCGTTTCGCTGTCATCCCAAAGCGTAGCATTGAGCTGA
- a CDS encoding malonic semialdehyde reductase codes for MEDGISLESMRAAAQDDVRALRSEITTLTDAQIGLILTKARSHYAWTDKPVSDDLLHKIFDIMKMGPTSMNTCPSRIIFVRSQAGKERLAKSLKPANVPKVMNAQVTAIIAYDVNFWEELPKLFPHEDRRPHFKDKPAHSEDTAYRNSTLQGAYFMIAARALGLDIGAISGFDNAVVDEEFFAGTSVKSNFLCNLGYADEAALFQRLPRFDFDDVCEIV; via the coding sequence ATGGAAGACGGCATATCACTTGAAAGCATGCGGGCCGCGGCACAGGACGACGTTCGTGCATTGCGCAGTGAAATCACAACATTGACGGATGCACAGATCGGGTTGATCTTGACCAAGGCACGTTCGCACTATGCGTGGACGGATAAGCCAGTGTCAGATGATTTACTGCACAAGATCTTCGACATCATGAAGATGGGCCCTACAAGCATGAACACCTGCCCAAGCAGGATCATCTTCGTGCGCTCGCAAGCAGGCAAGGAACGGTTGGCCAAATCGTTGAAACCCGCAAACGTGCCGAAAGTCATGAACGCACAGGTCACCGCGATTATCGCCTATGACGTGAATTTCTGGGAGGAACTGCCAAAACTGTTTCCCCATGAGGACCGCCGCCCGCATTTCAAAGATAAGCCCGCACACAGCGAAGACACTGCCTACCGCAATTCAACCCTGCAAGGCGCGTACTTCATGATCGCTGCGCGTGCGCTGGGCCTTGATATCGGGGCTATCTCTGGTTTCGACAATGCGGTTGTTGATGAAGAATTCTTTGCCGGAACGAGCGTTAAATCGAACTTCTTGTGCAACCTTGGCTATGCGGACGAAGCCGCATTGTTCCAGCGGTTGCCACGGTTCGATTTCGACGACGTTTGCGAAATAGTTTGA